In a single window of the Neodiprion virginianus isolate iyNeoVirg1 chromosome 1, iyNeoVirg1.1, whole genome shotgun sequence genome:
- the LOC124310506 gene encoding uncharacterized protein LOC124310506 produces MTTSEPKLAEADGTHLNSCGPKDTLCQLCGLPQIGSNQVRPNGLRGCKCNELSPHYKVPDPPRSVQPSILHPDSLKANLDAYVIESCQPQLSKINSSGTPSSLKMDMCSQKETVPKEVTFEPPQGMDADSGDGKHF; encoded by the exons ATGACTACCAGTGAGCCCAAACTTGCAGAGGCAGATGGAACTCATTTGAATTCCTGCGGGCCTAAGGACACTTTATGTCAACTATGTGGCTTACCCCAAATCGGAAGCAATCAAGTCCGACCAAATGGTTTGCGAGGATGCAAATGCAACGAGTTGTCACCACATTACAA AGTGCCAGATCCACCCAGATCTGTCCAACCTTCTATACTTCACCCCGATTCGCTGAAGGCAAACTTAGATGCCTATGTGATAGAATCCTGTCAGCCACAGCTTTCAAAAATAAACAGTAGTGGGACACCATCCTCCCTTAAAATGGATATGTGCTCTCAGAAGGAAACAGTTCCAAAGGAAGTAACTTTCGAACCACCACAAGGAATGGATGCCG ATTCTGGCGatggaaaacatttttaa
- the LOC124310502 gene encoding phospholipid phosphatase 1-like isoform X2: MKKTDDLDGHTTEVRNSIARQKFLFYNIRRRHRYGAVFVFIGVVEFGIFPQQQIGFYCNDPGLSFKFTGDTISYSVLLGCSVILPLIVMWLAEWSCYKPDSYKSLRPGCVGTRGKQIWTWYGHYATACVTITCVLQLVKTLVGAPRPHFFDTCKPREMYNCTETYVQYYTCTNTETSTWVVSDASKSFPSGHSILSTYTSVYIIWYLQKRLPNRALTTLFKPWMQCLVLCWGIVCCMTRLSDHRHHWWDVLAGIIMGIAAGFYCVKVNCKEFVLKDDSSDWARGESVENGHHGYDNRRHQSVRKLLSNTSVENREMGDVVTPSWKE; this comes from the exons ATGAAAAAGACTGACGACCTTGACGGACACACAACGGAAGTCAGAAATAGTATCGCCCGgcaaaaatttctattctaCAATATACGGAGACGGCATCGATACGGCGCGG TGTTCGTCTTCATCGGTGTCGTTGAATTTGGAATTTTCCCCCAACAGCAGATTGGTTTTTACTGTAATGATCCAGGGCTCTCTTTTAAATTCACTGGGGATACTATCTCTTACTCCGTTCTTCTGGGATGCAGTGTTATTTTGCCATTGATAGTG aTGTGGTTAGCTGAATGGTCCTGCTATAAACCAGACAGCTATAAGAGCTTGAGGCCAGGATGCGTTGGAACCAGAGGAAAACAGATATGGACGTGGTATGGACATTACGCAACAGCATGTGTCACCATAACATGCGTACTTCAGTTAGTCAAAACTCTTGTCGGTGCACCAAGGCCCCACTTCTTTGATACGTGTAAACCACGCGAAATGTACAATTGCACAGAAAC GTATGTTCAATATTACACATGCACTAATACAGAAACCAGTACCTGGGTTGTATCCGATGCAAGCAAATCTTTTCCGTCCGGACACTCAATTCTGTCTACGTATACCTCGGTTTACATAATT tGGTACCTCCAAAAACGTCTTCCCAATCGAGCGTTAACCACTCTGTTCAAACCCTGGATGCAGTGCTTGGTTCTTTGCTGGGGCATCGTCTGCTGTATGACTAGATTAAGCGATCACAGACATCACTGGTGGGATGTCCTTGCTGGAATTATTATGGGAATTGCTGCTGGTTTTTACTGCGTCAAAGTGAATTGCAAGGAATTTGTTCTTAAAGACGATAGCTCTGATTGGGCTCGTGGTGAGTCTGTTGAAAATGGGCACCATGGTTATGACAATAGACGGCATCAGAGCGTTAGAAAACTATTAAGTAACACCAGCGTAGAAAATCGAGAAATGGGTGACGTCGTCACACCTAGCTGGAAAGAATGA